A window of Balearica regulorum gibbericeps isolate bBalReg1 chromosome Z, bBalReg1.pri, whole genome shotgun sequence contains these coding sequences:
- the FRMPD1 gene encoding FERM and PDZ domain-containing protein 1 isoform X2, with amino-acid sequence MVKIYLQDLKLLTLLLESNSAKDLVCLIIGYYRLFVDANVSIFTWGEKKQQLHRVSAEEGYESRTCSDSEDSWELDSSSEHCLNMPTAYSSTYPACNEEELGHLHSPEKESTKLQAGGSDQCDGGDNATDSTSEASDSANTESRGFKTSGSSDSMDALEEDELEACSSSRPEFFHFYTPTVQEMSSSDKSFFPIRAAGGSSRAETRDYFCFLQVPHAEEPGCEDSSSEQRGEDIGVSVLENKLTERNTMGYYSLCYSISPAGTVERSNISLSPQRSPWTDGSVQEQTPCGAEQRAETSNLILEPPPGFGDTSSEEEFYDAADRLSPPAALAAGYNITSREGTDSSSCILKKPRCYSLGEDLMTGMTVREKHRKEKELTYAKSLRKRRSFLKTDYTSQVTFPLALPGSLQSCSSWPPPPPLLAESPIRPSLESFKKDAELGLPAATQAQRDTASSNPSSDLMEMEPDTMETKSVTDSVVSSISAVRLQGDQHREESADIAIHVDGRLQPAHAVGPPFLSLEEAVPLPGGQSRAAQESSSMKTNTWSLSEQSDVATGGWLARVAVEEVGEVMAAQHKAGDVPLFLGQEVACPANEHTRTLSAHGPSAASSHEVAQAQELFPTAGRQAVCKEPVLAPCEERKANCDSCVENSNDSALSQAKSRQVINKEALWKVHNTNLMGFPDVTQLLTDCSSTSGVITRLSWLSFGVRTDLTSPTLSQERVASPLELLASQKTSGCLRPDAVRREMQTPSAGLPFEEELVSGQGLAEGEPRNEAGNVAHEQLQRVQTPLPREQAAEVGKDSPLTPSLGLSSSSGQIPLGSLGKRAGDHGVSKQSFLCFNHKKDEQTPSDPIMTRSLGFSTMKTTSPHLGMDKCSCQLSYISCFHRSDDKGECETTIPMCSTFLGPLTTPPSSSHSLLGTPVGSYPVSIARDVAWWDPHVQALSQLKDQAQISPADFSCFLAYTTELQEVVGKFSRNHATHLQEQCAEQGAESKGALRLASQNLLSSCQELLKTEQPLKELQDVLRVTFDHLVQLAVACFQVTHCQLCRQRQQELGAALMDVVGTYHQLVQAVHQQLRRQGCPDLGAKLLARQHTALAAAMFFLLQQFRVPPLL; translated from the exons ctgctgacTCTGCTGCTGGAATCAAACAGTGCAAAAGATCTTGTCTGCCTCATCATTGGCTATTACAGACTGTTCGTGGATGCAAATGTCTCCATATTTacctggggagagaaaaaacagcaactGCACCGTGTGTCAGCTGaagaag GGTATGAATCTCGAACCTGCAGTGACTCTGAAGACTCCTGGGAGCTGGATTCCTCCTCAGAGCATTGCTTGAACATGCCTACAGCATACAGCAGCACCTACCCTGCGTGCAATGAGGAGGAGTTGGGACACCTCCACAGCCCAGAGAAGGAGAGCACAAAGCTCCAAGCTGGAGGGAGTGATCAATGCGATGGAGGTGACAATGCAACAGACAGCACATCTGAGGCTTCAGATTCAGCCAACACTGAGAGCCGAGGGTTTAAGACAAGTGGCTCCAGTGACTCTATGGATGCACTGGAGGAAGATGAGTTGGAAGCTTGCTCTTCCTCCAGGCCAGAGTTCTTCCACTTCTACACACCAACAGTGCAGGAGATGAGCAGTTCAGACAAGAGCTTCTTCCCCATTCGTGCTGCAGGAGGCTCCAGCAGGGCAGAAACCAGAGACTACTTCTGTTTCTTGCAGGTACCACATGCAGAGGAGCCTGGGTGTGAAGACAGCTCCTCTGAGCAGAGAGGGGAGGACATTGGTGTGTCTGTGCTGGAGAACAAGCTGACAGAGAGAAACACCATGGGCTATTACAGCCTGTGCTACAGCATATCCCCTGCAGGCACCGTGGAGAGGAGCAACATCAGTCTCAGCCCTCAAAGAAGTCCTTGGACAGATGGGTCTGTCCAGGAACAGACACCATGTGGAGCAGAACAGAGGGCAGAGACAAGCAACCTCATTTTGGAGCCACCCCCAGGCTTTGGTGACACCAGCTCTGAGGAGGAGTTCTACGATGCTGCAGACCGGCTCAGCCCTCCAGCTGCCCTGGCAG caggCTACAATATAACATCCCGGGAGGGTACAGACAGCTCCTCCTGCATCCTAAAGAAACCAAGGTGTTATAGCTTGGGGGAAGACCTGATGACAGGGATGACAGTAAGggagaaacacagaaaggagaaggagctgACATATGCCAAGagcctgaggaagaggagatctTTCCTGAAAACGGATTACACCTCACAGGTCACTTTCCCCTTGGCTTTGCCAggctctctgcagagctgctcctcttGGCCACCCCCACCACCACTCCTTGCTGAGTCCCCCATTCGACCGTCCTTAGAGAGCTTCAAGAAAGATGCAGAGCTGGGACTTCCTGCTGCCACACAGGCCCAGAGAGACACTGCTAGCTCAAACCCATCCTCTGACCTGATGGAAATGGAGCCTGACACCATGGAAACAAAGTCAGTGACTGACTCGGTGgtttcttccatttcagctgTTCGCCTGCAAGGTGACCAGCACAGGGAGGAGAGTGCAGACATTGCCATACATGTGGATGGACGCCTCCAACCTGCACATGCTGTAGGTCCACCTTTCCTGTCCCTGGAGGAAGCTGTGCCCCTTCCTGGGGGACAAAGCAGAGCTGCCCAGGAAAGTTCCTCCATGAAGACAAATACTTGGAGCCTGAGTGAGCAGAGTGATGTGGCCACTGGAGGCTGGCTGGCCCGAGTGGCAGTGGAGGAGGTGGGTGAGGTGATGGCAGCCCAGCACAAGGCTGGTGATGTACCCCTATTCCTTGGCCAAGAGGTGGCCTGCCCTGCTAACGAACACACACGGACACTGTCAGCTCATGGTCCTAGCGCGGCCTCTTCCCATGAGGTGGCCCAAGCCCAGGAACTGTTCCCCACTGCTGGGAGGCAAGCAGTATGTAAGGAGCCTGTCCTGGCTccctgtgaagaaagaaaagctaattGTGACAGCTGTGTTGAAAACAGCAATGACAGTGCCTTGTCACAGGCAAAAAGCAGACAAGTGATAAACAAGGAGGCCTTATGGAAAGTGCACAATACAAATCTCATGGGTTTTCCAGATGTAACCCAGCTCTTAACAGATTGCAGCAGCACTTCAGGGGTTATAACTCGCCTCTCCTGGCTGTCATTTGGAGTGAGGACAGACCTCACCTCACCCACCCTGTCTCAGGAAAGGGTAGCTAGCCCACTAGAGCTTTTGGCTTCTCAGAAGACCAGTGGGTGCCTGAGGCCTGATGCTGTCAGAAGGGAGATGCAAACACCTTCAGCTGGACTACCCTTTGAGGAAGAGTTGGTAAGCGGCCAGGGGCTGGCTGAAGGAGAGCCCAGAAATGAGGCAGGAAATGTGGCTCACGAACAGCTGCAGCGTGTTCAGACTCCTCTTCCCAGAGAACAGGCTGCCGAGGTGGGGAAAGACTCTCCTCTGACTCCATCTCTAGGGCTTTCCAGCTCCTCAGGCCAAATTCCCTTGGGCTCATTGGGGAAAAGAGCAGGAGACCATGGGGTGTCAAAACaatccttcctctgctttaaCCACAAGAAGGACGAGCAGACCCCTTCTGACCCTATCATGACTAGGTCCTTGGGTTTTTCCACAATGAAGACAACATCACCACATCTTGGGATGGACAAGTGCAGCTGTCAGCTGTCCTATATCAGCTGCTTCCACAGGTCTGATGACAAGGGGGAATGCGAAACCACCATCCCCATGTGCAGTACATTTCTGGGACCCCTCACCACCCCACCATCCAGTAGCCACAGTCTCCTGGGGACCCCTGTGGGCAGTTACCCAGTTTCCATTGCTAGGGATGTGGCATGGTGGGACCCTCATGTCCAAGCCCTCAGCCAGCTGAAGGACCAAGCACAGATAAGCCCTGCAGATTTCTCCTGCTTCCTAGCCTACACTACAGAGCTTCAGGAGGTTGTGGGGAAGTTCTCCAGGAACCATGCAACCCACCTGCAAGAACAATGTGCAGAGCAGGGTGCTGAGAGCAAGGGTGCCCTTCGCTTAGCCTCCCAGAACCTGCTGTCCAGTTGCCAGGAGCTCCTGAAAACAGAGCAGCCCCTCAAAGAGCTGCAGGATGTGCTGAGGGTGACATTTGACCACCTAGTTCAGCTGGCAGTGGCCTGCTTCCAGGTGACACACTGCCAActgtgcaggcagaggcagcaggagcttgGGGCTGCACTCATGGATGTGGTGGGCACCTACCACCAGCTTGTGCAGGCTGTTCACCAGCAGCTTCGCAGGCAAGGCTGCCCAGATCTGGGTGCCAAGCTCCTCGCCCGCCAACACACAGCCCTTGCAGCTGccatgttttttctcctgcagcagtTCAGGGTACCCCCATTGTTGTGA